One region of Rhodocaloribacter litoris genomic DNA includes:
- a CDS encoding S1C family serine protease → MNRQITVRVGHLVVALLIGVLGFVGGVAWQSATRQAAQQAAPRPVTPRADLTEAEKATIALFEQASPSVVYITSLTVQRDFFSWNVTEIPRGTGTGFVWDDDGHIITNFHVIQGANRALVTLADRTTWEASLVGTAPEKDLAVLRIEAPAERLRPIPVGTSSDLRVGQSVFAIGNPFGLDQSLTTGVISALGREIESVARIPIRDVIQTDAAINPGNSGGPLLDSAGRLIGVNTAIYSPSGAYAGIGFAIPVDVVNWVVPELIAYGRVRRPSLGIEFASAQVTRRLGIEGALVIHVEPRSAAARAGIRPTMRDRFGYLRLGDIVVAVDGQPVRSANDVILALERRNPGEVVNLTLLRDGDEVIVPVTLEAYR, encoded by the coding sequence ATGAATCGACAGATCACGGTACGCGTGGGGCACCTGGTGGTGGCCCTGTTGATCGGTGTCCTCGGCTTCGTGGGCGGGGTGGCCTGGCAGTCGGCCACCCGGCAGGCCGCGCAGCAGGCGGCCCCGCGCCCGGTGACGCCGCGGGCCGACCTCACCGAGGCGGAGAAGGCCACCATCGCCCTCTTCGAGCAGGCCTCCCCCTCGGTGGTCTACATCACCTCGCTGACGGTGCAGCGCGACTTCTTCTCGTGGAACGTCACCGAGATCCCCCGGGGCACCGGCACGGGCTTCGTGTGGGACGACGACGGCCATATCATCACCAACTTTCACGTCATCCAGGGGGCCAACCGGGCGCTCGTGACGCTGGCCGACCGCACAACGTGGGAGGCCTCGCTGGTGGGGACGGCGCCCGAGAAGGACCTGGCCGTGCTTCGCATCGAGGCGCCGGCCGAACGGCTCCGTCCCATTCCGGTGGGCACCTCGTCCGACCTGCGGGTGGGGCAGTCCGTCTTCGCCATCGGGAACCCCTTCGGCCTTGACCAGAGCCTCACGACGGGCGTCATCAGCGCCCTGGGCCGCGAGATCGAGTCGGTGGCCCGCATCCCCATCCGCGACGTCATCCAGACCGATGCCGCCATCAACCCCGGCAACTCGGGCGGGCCGCTGCTCGACTCGGCCGGTCGTCTCATCGGCGTCAACACGGCCATCTACAGCCCCTCGGGGGCGTACGCCGGCATCGGCTTCGCCATCCCGGTGGACGTGGTCAACTGGGTGGTGCCCGAGTTGATCGCCTACGGGCGGGTGCGGCGGCCCAGCCTGGGGATCGAATTCGCCTCGGCCCAGGTGACGCGGCGGCTCGGCATCGAGGGGGCGCTCGTCATCCACGTCGAGCCCCGCAGCGCGGCGGCCCGGGCCGGCATCCGCCCCACCATGCGCGACCGCTTCGGCTACCTCCGCCTGGGCGACATCGTCGTCGCCGTCGACGGGCAGCCCGTCCGTTCGGCCAACGACGTCATCCTGGCGCTCGAGCGCCGCAACCCCGGCGAGGTGGTCAACCTCACCCTCCTTCGCGACGGCGACGAGGTGATCGTGCCGGTGACGCTCGAAGCCTACCGGTGA
- a CDS encoding dihydrodipicolinate synthase family protein, with amino-acid sequence MTTPWRGVFPAVTTKFTEDGRLDPEAQVRHTEAMIAAGVHGLIVCGSLGESSTLSPEDKLEVLRTVREAAGGRVPVLTGIAERTTADACRFAERAAAEGADGFMLLPPMLYRSDRRETLTFLRTVAAATDRPIMLYNNPVSYGVDVTPEMFAELADEPGFVAIKESSDDVRRITDIINLVGDRYRIFCGVDDLALEALLLGAEGWVAGLVCAFPEETVALYELARAGRLAEARALYRWFMPLLHLDVSTKLVQNIKLAEAMVGLGTEHVRPPRLPLEGEERARIREIIEAALAKRPSLPVTP; translated from the coding sequence ATGACGACTCCCTGGCGCGGCGTCTTTCCCGCTGTCACCACCAAGTTTACGGAAGACGGTCGCCTGGACCCCGAGGCCCAGGTGCGCCACACCGAAGCCATGATCGCGGCCGGCGTGCACGGCCTGATCGTGTGCGGCTCGCTGGGCGAGAGCAGCACCCTCTCGCCCGAGGACAAGCTGGAGGTGCTCCGCACGGTCCGCGAGGCGGCGGGCGGGCGCGTGCCGGTCCTCACCGGCATCGCCGAGCGCACCACCGCAGACGCCTGCCGCTTCGCCGAGCGGGCCGCGGCCGAAGGCGCCGACGGCTTCATGCTCCTGCCGCCCATGCTATACCGCTCCGACCGCCGCGAGACGCTCACCTTCCTCCGCACCGTCGCCGCGGCCACCGACCGGCCCATCATGCTCTACAACAACCCCGTCTCCTACGGGGTCGACGTCACGCCGGAGATGTTCGCGGAGCTGGCCGATGAGCCCGGGTTCGTCGCCATCAAGGAGTCGTCCGACGACGTGCGGCGCATCACGGACATCATCAACCTGGTGGGCGACCGCTACCGGATCTTCTGCGGGGTGGACGACCTCGCGCTGGAGGCCCTCCTTCTGGGGGCCGAGGGCTGGGTGGCCGGGCTGGTCTGCGCCTTTCCCGAGGAGACGGTGGCCCTCTACGAGCTGGCCCGGGCGGGGCGGCTGGCGGAGGCCCGGGCCCTCTACCGCTGGTTCATGCCGCTGCTGCACCTGGACGTCTCGACGAAGCTGGTGCAGAACATCAAGCTGGCCGAGGCGATGGTGGGGCTGGGCACCGAACACGTCCGTCCCCCGCGCCTGCCGCTCGAAGGAGAGGAACGGGCGCGGATCCGGGAGATCATTGAGGCGGCGCTGGCGAAGCGTCCCTCCCTGCCGGTGACGCCATGA
- a CDS encoding GntR family transcriptional regulator produces the protein MSETPAAATPTLAARAYDVVEEMIVTLKLPPGHVFSEAELSRRIGIGRTPLREALQRLAAEGLVVALPRRGMMVTEIKLQDIFALLETRRVLDRLVAERAARRAIPDQREALAACAGRLRDAAARDDLDAFMRADHAGDDLLAAAARNPFATQALAPLHAHSRRFWYQYRHEGDLRRSADLHAHLLDAVAAGDPDAAVAASDALIDYLDAFARTVTFGVAP, from the coding sequence ATGAGCGAGACGCCTGCCGCCGCCACACCGACGCTGGCCGCCCGCGCCTACGACGTCGTCGAGGAGATGATCGTCACGCTGAAGCTGCCGCCCGGCCACGTCTTCTCCGAGGCCGAGCTGAGCCGGCGGATCGGCATCGGCCGCACGCCCCTGCGCGAGGCGCTCCAGCGGCTGGCCGCCGAGGGCCTCGTGGTGGCCCTCCCCCGCCGGGGCATGATGGTGACCGAGATCAAGCTCCAGGACATCTTCGCCCTGCTGGAGACGCGCCGCGTCCTCGACCGGCTCGTGGCCGAGCGGGCCGCCCGCCGCGCCATCCCGGACCAGCGCGAGGCCCTCGCTGCCTGCGCCGGCCGCCTCCGCGACGCCGCCGCCCGCGACGACCTCGACGCCTTCATGCGGGCCGACCATGCCGGGGACGACCTGCTGGCCGCCGCCGCCCGCAACCCGTTCGCCACGCAGGCGCTCGCCCCCCTCCACGCCCACAGCCGCCGGTTCTGGTACCAGTACCGCCACGAGGGCGACCTGCGCCGCTCGGCCGACCTCCACGCCCACCTGCTCGACGCCGTGGCCGCCGGCGACCCGGACGCCGCCGTCGCCGCCTCCGACGCCCTCATCGACTACCTCGACGCCTTCGCCCGAACCGTCACCTTCGGCGTGGCACCGTAA
- a CDS encoding aldehyde dehydrogenase (NADP(+)) — translation MTLHGKHLIAGTPSGAGPAVIQAVNPVTGEALAPAYPEATPDEIDRALDAATEAFHTGRTRTADERAALLERIADEIEALGDVLIERVMAETGLPEGRVRGERGRTTGQLRLFAGVVRDGSWVGARIDTADPDRRPVPKPDVRRMLIPLGPVVVFGASNFPLAFSVAGGDTASALAAGCPVVCKAHPAHPGTSELVGRAIDRAVAATGFPPGTFSLLHGATPETGLALVRHPQTRAVGFTGSLRAGRALFDAAAARPDPIPVYAEMGSVNPVFLLPGALSERGEALAEGLAASVTLGAGQFCTNPGLVFAPRGDALDAFLGHLGAVLATTSAGTMLHAGIRAAYEAGLGRWQATEGVRPVAAGPAGDTATPARPAVFTTDAETFARTPHLHEEVFGPATLVVQCDDPATFERLARRLEGNLTASLHGTGDDLRAHAGLVRLLEDRVGRLIFNGFPTGVEVCHAMHHGGPYPATTDVRSTSVGTAAIFRFARPVCYQNFPQEALPPELRDDNPHGLWRLVDGTFTREPLHVAR, via the coding sequence ATGACCCTCCACGGAAAGCATCTGATCGCCGGCACCCCTTCGGGGGCGGGGCCGGCCGTGATCCAGGCCGTCAACCCCGTCACCGGCGAGGCGCTGGCGCCGGCCTATCCCGAAGCCACCCCCGACGAGATCGACCGGGCGTTGGACGCCGCCACGGAAGCCTTCCACACGGGGCGCACACGGACGGCCGATGAACGGGCCGCGCTCCTCGAACGCATCGCCGACGAGATCGAGGCCCTCGGCGACGTGCTCATCGAGCGGGTGATGGCCGAGACGGGCCTGCCCGAGGGGCGCGTGCGCGGCGAGCGGGGCCGGACCACCGGCCAGCTCCGCCTCTTCGCCGGGGTCGTCCGCGACGGCTCGTGGGTTGGCGCCCGCATCGACACGGCCGACCCAGACCGCCGGCCCGTGCCGAAGCCGGACGTGCGGCGGATGCTCATCCCCCTCGGTCCCGTGGTCGTCTTCGGCGCCAGCAACTTCCCGCTGGCCTTCTCCGTGGCCGGCGGCGACACCGCCTCGGCGCTGGCAGCGGGCTGCCCGGTGGTGTGCAAGGCCCACCCGGCGCATCCCGGCACCTCGGAGCTGGTGGGCCGCGCCATCGACCGGGCCGTGGCGGCCACCGGCTTCCCGCCCGGCACCTTCTCCCTCCTCCATGGCGCCACCCCCGAGACGGGGCTGGCGCTGGTGCGGCACCCGCAGACGCGGGCCGTGGGCTTCACCGGCTCGCTCCGCGCCGGCCGCGCCCTCTTCGACGCCGCCGCTGCGCGTCCCGACCCCATCCCGGTCTATGCCGAGATGGGGAGCGTCAACCCGGTCTTCCTCCTCCCCGGCGCCCTGAGCGAGCGGGGCGAGGCGCTGGCCGAAGGGCTCGCCGCCTCGGTGACCCTAGGCGCCGGGCAGTTCTGCACCAACCCCGGCCTCGTCTTCGCCCCGCGCGGCGACGCCCTCGACGCCTTCCTCGGCCACCTGGGCGCCGTGCTGGCCACCACCTCCGCCGGGACGATGCTCCACGCCGGCATCCGGGCCGCCTACGAGGCCGGCCTCGGCCGCTGGCAGGCCACCGAGGGCGTCCGCCCCGTCGCCGCCGGCCCGGCCGGCGACACCGCCACCCCCGCCCGGCCCGCTGTCTTCACCACCGACGCCGAGACCTTCGCCCGGACCCCCCACCTGCACGAGGAGGTCTTCGGCCCGGCCACGCTGGTGGTACAGTGCGACGACCCCGCCACGTTCGAGCGCCTCGCCCGAAGGCTCGAAGGCAACCTGACGGCCTCGCTCCACGGCACCGGAGACGACCTCCGCGCCCACGCGGGCCTCGTCCGACTCCTCGAGGACCGCGTCGGGCGGCTCATCTTCAACGGCTTCCCCACGGGCGTGGAGGTGTGCCACGCCATGCACCACGGCGGCCCCTACCCCGCCACCACCGACGTGCGCTCCACCTCGGTCGGCACCGCCGCCATCTTCCGCTTCGCACGGCCTGTCTGCTACCAGAACTTCCCGCAAGAGGCTCTCCCCCCCGAACTTCGCGACGACAACCCGCACGGCCTCTGGCGCCTCGTCGACGGCACGTTCACGCGGGAGCCGTTGCACGTTGCACGTTGA
- a CDS encoding 4-hydroxyproline epimerase: MSRHTFFCIDAHTCGNPVRVVAGGGPPLEGDTMRARRQHFLAEYDWIRTGLMFEPRGHDMMSGAILYPPTRDDCDVAILFIETSGCLPMCGHGTIGTVTVMIEHGLVTPRTPGVVRLDTPAGRVDAHYTMEGTRVRSVRLVNVPAFLAAEGLTVECPDLGTLTVDVAYGGNFYAIVDPQENYRDLADHTAADLIRWSPVIRARLNEAHTFVHPEDPTIRGLSHVLWTGAPTKQEAHARNAVFYGDKAIDRSPCGTGTSARMAQWVARGRLDVGDTFVHESIIGSLFHGRVEGRTTVGGREAIIPSIAGWAIVTGLNTIFIDDEDPYAHGFLVV, from the coding sequence ATGTCCCGCCACACCTTCTTCTGCATCGACGCCCACACGTGCGGCAACCCGGTGCGGGTCGTCGCCGGGGGCGGGCCGCCGCTCGAAGGCGACACGATGCGTGCGCGCCGGCAGCACTTCCTGGCCGAGTACGACTGGATCCGCACCGGGCTGATGTTCGAGCCGCGCGGGCACGACATGATGTCCGGCGCGATCCTCTACCCGCCCACCCGCGACGACTGCGACGTGGCGATCCTGTTCATCGAGACGAGCGGCTGCCTGCCCATGTGCGGCCACGGCACCATCGGCACGGTGACGGTGATGATCGAGCACGGGCTGGTGACCCCGCGCACCCCCGGCGTGGTGCGGCTGGACACCCCCGCCGGCCGCGTCGACGCCCACTACACGATGGAGGGCACGCGCGTCCGGTCGGTGCGGCTGGTCAACGTGCCGGCCTTCCTCGCCGCCGAGGGGCTGACCGTCGAATGCCCCGACCTGGGCACGCTGACCGTGGACGTGGCCTACGGGGGAAATTTCTACGCCATCGTCGACCCGCAGGAAAACTACCGCGACCTGGCCGACCACACCGCCGCCGACCTGATCCGGTGGAGCCCCGTGATCCGGGCCCGGCTGAACGAGGCGCACACGTTCGTCCACCCCGAGGATCCGACGATCCGGGGGCTGAGCCACGTCCTCTGGACCGGCGCACCCACGAAGCAGGAGGCCCACGCCCGCAACGCCGTCTTCTACGGCGACAAGGCCATCGACCGCTCGCCGTGCGGCACGGGCACCTCGGCCCGCATGGCGCAGTGGGTCGCCCGGGGACGCCTCGACGTGGGCGACACGTTCGTACACGAGAGCATCATCGGGAGCCTCTTCCACGGGCGCGTGGAGGGACGCACCACCGTCGGCGGGCGTGAGGCCATCATCCCCAGCATCGCCGGCTGGGCCATCGTCACCGGGCTGAATACCATCTTCATCGACGACGAAGACCCGTACGCCCACGGGTTTCTGGTGGTGTGA
- a CDS encoding NAD(P)/FAD-dependent oxidoreductase, which produces MPDVIVVGAGAVGLCTAYFLRDEGFDVAVVAREPVGTGASAGNAGMIVPSHVVPLAAPGVVKQGLRWLLRPDSPFYLRPRTDLDLAHWLWTFRRHCTATHVTRSAPLLRDLSLASVELFEALQTDLGDIGYAQTGLLMLFHTEKGRRANLEAADLAERCGLRVERLDAGAVREREPALRTPATGAVLYHDDGRVDPDAFLRALAAALEARGVIFHTGQTVTGLLREGGGVAGVQTDAGALRAPHVVLAAGAWSGRLVRDAGLRLPLQPALGYSLTVPTPESGPRLPMILTEEKLTVTPMPGRLRFAGTLSLVGFDARIDPRRVEPLRRLARTYTPDTDAPVWAGFRPCSPDGLPYLGPVPGVTGLYVATGHGMMGLTLAPVTGRLIAALLAGTPPPLDLAPFAPGRFG; this is translated from the coding sequence ATGCCGGATGTGATCGTCGTGGGAGCGGGGGCCGTGGGGTTGTGCACGGCGTACTTCCTCCGGGATGAAGGCTTCGACGTGGCCGTGGTGGCGCGGGAGCCGGTGGGCACGGGCGCTTCGGCGGGCAACGCGGGGATGATCGTGCCGAGCCACGTGGTGCCGCTGGCCGCGCCGGGCGTCGTGAAGCAGGGGCTCCGCTGGCTCCTCCGTCCGGACAGCCCCTTCTACCTCCGTCCCCGCACCGACCTCGACCTGGCGCACTGGCTGTGGACGTTTCGCCGGCACTGTACCGCAACCCATGTCACCCGAAGCGCCCCCCTGCTGCGCGACCTGAGCCTGGCTTCGGTCGAGCTCTTCGAAGCCCTGCAGACCGACCTGGGCGACATCGGCTACGCACAGACGGGCCTGCTGATGCTTTTTCACACGGAGAAGGGGCGGCGGGCAAACCTGGAGGCGGCGGACCTGGCCGAGCGCTGCGGGCTGCGCGTCGAGCGGCTCGACGCCGGGGCCGTGCGTGAACGCGAGCCGGCCCTGCGCACGCCAGCCACGGGCGCGGTGCTTTACCACGACGATGGCCGTGTAGACCCCGACGCCTTCCTCCGCGCACTCGCCGCCGCCCTCGAAGCGCGGGGGGTGATTTTCCACACGGGACAGACGGTCACCGGGCTCCTGCGGGAGGGCGGCGGCGTGGCCGGCGTGCAGACCGATGCGGGCGCTCTCCGGGCGCCGCACGTGGTGCTGGCCGCCGGCGCGTGGTCCGGCCGGCTGGTACGGGACGCCGGCCTGCGCCTGCCGCTCCAGCCGGCCCTCGGCTACAGCCTCACCGTCCCCACACCGGAAAGCGGCCCCCGCCTCCCCATGATCCTCACCGAAGAGAAGCTCACCGTCACCCCGATGCCCGGACGGCTCCGCTTCGCCGGGACGCTGTCCCTGGTCGGCTTCGACGCCCGCATCGACCCGCGCCGGGTGGAGCCGCTGCGCCGCCTGGCCCGGACCTACACGCCCGACACCGACGCGCCGGTCTGGGCGGGCTTCCGCCCCTGCTCGCCGGACGGCCTCCCTTACCTCGGCCCCGTCCCCGGCGTGACGGGCCTGTACGTCGCCACCGGCCACGGCATGATGGGCCTGACGCTCGCCCCCGTTACCGGACGGCTCATCGCGGCCCTGCTCGCGGGCACCCCGCCCCCGCTCGACCTGGCCCCCTTCGCCCCCGGCCGCTTCGGCTGA
- a CDS encoding protein kinase domain-containing protein: MLNQYEVQETLGAGGMGTVYRAFDHTLERTVALKFLAPGLSRTPTARARFMQEARTAATLDHPNIGTIHDIGDVDGLVFIVMALYEGETLRDRIERGPLPPSTALDYTGQIARGLARAHAQGIIHRDIKPANLIVTPPSPAYPSGLLKIVDFGLAKTRDLVLTQTGMAPGTVVYMSPEQARGEAVDHRTDIWALGVVLYEMLTGRRPFGGEYEMAVLYTILNTDPEPVTSCNPEVPDGMAHIVSMCLEKDPAHRYPGMADVLADLDVLASDQATPAARSTPHTGRKVPAPGPVAGPPRTAWLRERFGALWIGLTALAAVSLLFALTPLRGVLPGFGLPEQQSLAVLPFDNVGGDVANRAFIDGLVYTVTSKLTEMETFREALSVVPARDMLQAGLIGTRQAAERFNVNLVVAGSVERSATDLRLSLQLIDPRREKVLASRQLQAPLSDLSSLQAGVVHTLAELLALELDPDARATLTAGGTTVPLAFEFYTRALGYLQRFEEETHIDLAVNLFELAVQEDPGYALAYAGLGEAYLHKYQVHRDRTWIDAAVRNGEQAVALNDRLAPVQVTLGMIYAETGFPQKAERAYRHALTLDPRNAAAHYLLGDVYVQLGQDDRAEASYLRAIDLKPSYWLYHNALGQLYSRLGHHEEAIPAFKQVIVLQPDNPWGYNNVGVQYNRMNRLDEAITWYERATRANPDARRATAFAYMNLAGIYYARDQFAEAARMYEQAVQNQPANRLAWMDLGDARFWAGDAGAAATAWREAERLARERLAVNTQDLEARALLAALLARLGDKARARALLLDLPPRPDLSPDALIDLAKAWEILGDRPRALHYIQAALERGHAPAVLAFSTWLDDLRTDPAYMRLLDQPPPLH; encoded by the coding sequence ATGCTGAACCAGTATGAGGTGCAGGAGACGCTGGGCGCCGGTGGGATGGGCACAGTCTACCGCGCGTTCGATCACACCCTCGAGCGAACTGTCGCCCTGAAGTTTCTCGCCCCCGGTCTGAGCCGGACTCCCACGGCCCGCGCCCGCTTCATGCAGGAAGCCCGTACGGCCGCCACGCTCGACCACCCCAACATCGGCACCATCCACGACATCGGAGACGTCGACGGGCTGGTCTTCATCGTGATGGCGCTCTACGAAGGCGAGACGCTCCGCGACAGGATCGAACGCGGCCCGTTGCCCCCTTCGACCGCCCTTGACTATACAGGGCAGATCGCCCGGGGGCTGGCCCGGGCCCACGCACAGGGCATCATCCACCGGGACATCAAACCCGCCAACCTGATCGTCACCCCGCCCTCGCCCGCATACCCCTCCGGCCTGCTCAAGATCGTGGATTTCGGCCTGGCCAAGACACGCGACCTGGTCCTGACCCAGACGGGGATGGCGCCGGGCACCGTCGTCTACATGAGCCCGGAGCAGGCACGGGGCGAGGCCGTCGACCACCGTACGGACATCTGGGCGCTCGGCGTGGTGCTCTACGAGATGCTCACGGGCCGGCGTCCCTTCGGCGGCGAGTACGAGATGGCCGTACTGTACACCATTCTGAACACCGACCCGGAGCCGGTCACCTCCTGCAACCCCGAGGTACCCGACGGCATGGCACACATCGTGTCGATGTGCCTGGAAAAGGACCCCGCGCATCGCTACCCCGGCATGGCCGACGTGCTGGCCGACCTGGACGTGCTGGCGTCGGATCAGGCAACCCCCGCGGCACGGTCCACCCCCCATACCGGAAGGAAGGTGCCGGCTCCCGGACCCGTCGCCGGCCCCCCTCGCACGGCCTGGCTTCGCGAGCGCTTCGGGGCGCTCTGGATCGGGCTCACCGCCCTCGCCGCCGTGTCGCTCCTGTTTGCGCTGACGCCCCTGCGCGGCGTCCTCCCCGGCTTCGGCCTGCCGGAGCAGCAGAGCCTGGCCGTCCTCCCCTTCGACAATGTCGGCGGCGACGTGGCCAACCGGGCCTTCATCGACGGGCTCGTCTACACGGTCACGAGCAAGCTGACCGAGATGGAGACGTTCCGGGAAGCCCTCTCGGTGGTGCCCGCACGGGACATGCTCCAGGCCGGACTCATCGGCACGCGGCAGGCAGCCGAGCGGTTCAACGTGAACCTCGTGGTGGCCGGCAGCGTCGAGCGCTCGGCGACCGATCTCCGGCTCTCCCTCCAGCTGATCGACCCCCGCCGGGAAAAGGTGCTGGCGAGCCGGCAGCTTCAGGCACCGCTGAGCGACCTGTCGTCCCTGCAGGCAGGTGTGGTTCACACCCTGGCCGAGTTGCTGGCGCTGGAACTCGACCCGGACGCCCGGGCCACGCTCACGGCCGGCGGCACCACCGTCCCCCTCGCCTTCGAGTTCTACACCCGCGCTCTCGGCTACCTCCAGCGGTTCGAGGAAGAAACCCACATCGACCTCGCCGTCAACCTGTTCGAACTGGCCGTGCAGGAGGATCCCGGCTACGCCCTGGCCTACGCGGGGCTGGGAGAAGCCTACCTGCACAAGTACCAGGTCCACCGGGACCGTACGTGGATCGACGCCGCCGTTCGCAACGGTGAGCAGGCCGTGGCGCTCAACGACCGGCTGGCCCCGGTGCAGGTGACCCTCGGGATGATTTACGCCGAGACGGGCTTTCCGCAGAAGGCCGAGCGCGCGTACCGGCACGCCCTCACCCTCGATCCGCGTAACGCAGCGGCCCACTACCTCCTGGGCGACGTCTACGTCCAGCTCGGCCAGGACGACCGGGCCGAGGCGAGCTACCTCCGGGCCATCGACCTGAAGCCCTCCTACTGGCTCTACCACAATGCCCTCGGGCAACTCTACAGCCGCCTCGGGCATCACGAAGAGGCCATCCCCGCGTTCAAGCAGGTCATCGTCCTGCAGCCGGACAACCCGTGGGGCTACAACAACGTGGGCGTCCAGTACAACCGCATGAACCGGCTCGACGAGGCCATCACGTGGTATGAGCGGGCCACCCGCGCCAACCCCGACGCCCGGCGGGCCACCGCCTTCGCCTACATGAACCTGGCCGGGATCTACTATGCTCGCGACCAGTTTGCCGAGGCCGCCCGCATGTATGAGCAGGCCGTACAGAACCAGCCGGCCAACCGCCTGGCCTGGATGGACCTGGGTGACGCCCGCTTCTGGGCCGGCGACGCCGGGGCGGCCGCGACGGCCTGGCGCGAGGCGGAACGCCTCGCACGCGAGCGCCTGGCCGTCAACACGCAGGACCTCGAGGCCCGCGCCCTGCTGGCAGCCCTCCTGGCCCGCCTGGGCGACAAAGCCCGGGCCCGCGCCCTCCTCCTCGACCTGCCTCCCCGCCCCGACCTCTCGCCCGACGCCCTGATCGACCTGGCCAAGGCCTGGGAGATCCTGGGCGACCGCCCACGCGCCCTCCATTACATTCAGGCGGCCCTCGAACGCGGGCACGCCCCGGCCGTCCTCGCCTTCTCCACCTGGCTCGACGACCTCCGTACCGACCCGGCCTATATGCGCCTGCTCGACCAGCCGCCTCCTCTACACTGA